A window of Ipomoea triloba cultivar NCNSP0323 chromosome 2, ASM357664v1 contains these coding sequences:
- the LOC116007923 gene encoding protein MAINTENANCE OF PSII UNDER HIGH LIGHT 1: MAACVVWGSTCKIASPATGAASGGGLLFLRKCQTKRNGFRCRMRRGLIVRADSSDSECNAEECAPEKEVGQVSMEWVAEEKTKVVGTFPPMARKSGWTGYVEKDTAGQTNIYSVEPAVYVAETAFSSGSAGSSSDGSDNNLAIAAGIGLISLAAASSILLQVGKNAPPPIQTATEYSGPSLSYYVNKFKADELVQAASVPAVESTETSLQTEESPVPAPEDSPALESTPALT; this comes from the coding sequence aTGGCCGCTTGTGTTGTATGGGGAAGCACCTGCAAGATTGCCTCGCCGGCTACCGGCGCTGCCAGCGGCGGCGGGTTGTTGTTCTTGCGGAAGTGCCAGACGAAGAGGAATGGGTTCAGATGTAGAATGAGAAGAGGGCTGATCGTCCGAGCAGATTCTTCAGATTCCGAGTGCAACGCGGAGGAATGCGCGCCGGAGAAGGAGGTGGGGCAGGTGAGTATGGAGTGGGTAGCCGAGGAAAAAACCAAGGTCGTCGGAACCTTCCCGCCGATGGCTCGGAAGAGCGGCTGGACTGGGTACGTAGAGAAGGACACCGCCGGGCAGACCAACATATACTCCGTCGAACCCGCGGTGTACGTGGCTGAGACCGCTTTCAGCTCCGGATCTGCGGGTTCCTCCTCCGACGGATCTGACAACAACCTTGCCATCGCCGCCGGCATCGGTCTCATCTCACTCGCCGCCGCGTCCTCGATTCTCCTCCAAGTCGGGAAGAACGCACCTCCGCCAATCCAGACGGCCACGGAATACTCCGGCCCCTCGCTCAGCTACTACGTCAACAAGTTCAAGGCCGACGAATTGGTCCAAGCTGCCTCTGTGCCAGCAGTGGAAAGCACTGAAACGTCTCTGCAAACAGAGGAAAGTCCAGTTCCGGCGCCGGAAGATTCTCCGGCGCTGGAGAGTACACCTGCATTAACTTAA
- the LOC116006265 gene encoding protein CDI-like, with protein MASSVLHTNGLEVEKKTSEWVSGSLSNGNGGDSESGAQKPFKIFIGYDPREDIAYEVCRHSLLKRCSIPIEIHPIKQSELRQRGVYWRERGKLESTEFSFTRFLTPYLADYQGWAMFVDCDFLYLGDIKELRDLADDKYAVMCVQHDYTPKETTKMDGAVQTVYPRKNWSSMVMYNCGHPKNRVLTPEVVSSESGAFLHRFMWLEDGEIGDVPFVWNFLVGHNQVVEGNPATLPKAIHYTLGGPWFEAWKECEFGDVWLEELEDYNNKN; from the coding sequence ATGGCGTCGTCGGTGTTGCATACCAACGGTTTGGAGGTGGAGAAGAAGACGTCGGAGTGGGTTTCTGGGAGTTTGAGCAACGGCAATGGCGGTGACTCAGAGAGTGGCGCCCAGAAGCCGTTTAAGATCTTCATAGGGTATGATCCCCGGGAGGACATTGCGTACGAGGTTTGTCGCCATTCCCTTCTGAAAAGATGCTCAATCCCCATTGAAATCCACCCCATCAAGCAATCTGAGCTGCGGCAGAGAGGGGTTTACTGGCGCGAGAGAGGGAAGCTAGAGAGCACTGAGTTCTCATTCACCCGTTTCTTGACCCCATACCTCGCAGATTACCAAGGGTGGGCAATGTTTGTGGACTGCGATTTCTTGTACTTGGGCGACATTAAGGAACTGAGAGATTTAGCGGACGATAAGTACGCTGTGATGTGTGTCCAACACGATTATACCCCAAAAGAGACCACCAAAATGGATGGGGCTGTGCAGACAGTGTATCCTAGGAAGAACTGGTCGTCCATGGTTATGTACAACTGTGGACATCCTAAGAACAGAGTGCTGACACCAGAGGTGGTGAGTTCTGAGTCTGGGGCATTTCTGCATAGGTTCATGTGGTTGGAAGATGGAGAGATTGGGGATGTGCCCTTTGTGTGGAACTTCCTCGTAGGGCATAACCAGGTTGTGGAGGGGAATCCTGCAACACTCCCAAAGGCAATACACTACACCCTTGGGGGGCCATGGTTTGAGGCCTGGAAAGAGTGTGAGTTTGGAGATGTGTGGTTGGAGGAGTTGGAAGACTACAACAATAAGAATTAA